The following are encoded in a window of Nomia melanderi isolate GNS246 chromosome 6, iyNomMela1, whole genome shotgun sequence genomic DNA:
- the Ehbp1 gene encoding eps15 homology domain containing protein-binding protein 1 isoform X1, with protein sequence MSSVWKRLQRVNKRAAKFQFTVSYHEVTLETTTKWKPNKLSVVWTRRSRRVTSEPLDWEPNLSDPLKGVISWAVPDNHTVSVTLFKDPRTHELEDKDWTFVIEDVSSTGKRRHVAATNINMKKYATLESSQQQLKLDLKPTSKKIVSASLECTLSCVFLREGKATDEDMQSMASLMSVNNNSDIAPLDDFDNEDIPEDVEEVSVKNLDEILDISAQLDLMTSSLTESELPSTPISVASLSKDNTTPVNDNDYFISDVSLIGIIKDKSSLKDTVAVENDKNIEHSTLRLPLQPLELTRNDTAIPRLKEITPGQDLLEWCKDVTKDYSGVKVTNLTTSWRNGMAFCAIIHHFRPDLIDIDSLLSHDVKGNCKKAFDAGEALGIPRVIEPADMDILTVPDKLAVMTYLYQLRAHFTGHELEVHQIGKTTDESSYMIGRFNTDNNSDVNVQLFSQEIINLHKKDQMEHKSNKMDNNRRLNPFDNKKEDANMDSLKNRLHLNLNTDNQDYDQCNKDKSPSSVKDVKDMILASSKSILEKVLSPTKEKYLSKEKNKSPPRVPQVQQRPILMTRRQLTDPFGSDEEEENMQIVDEKWSQSVSVNKLQSPIRDDATDRGSRDSTEYQSVSSPHREQRFQHPLVSRHDELRERARQLLEQARNQTKSADFVSTTASSIEGQNDEERQQQLRERARRLIAEVKMGVNVSSNQLNDDNNSDRRSVDDQNNSPRRSITPSTPGDRFSTKSEYNGNILGTPGVIDGDKKTGSPLYSFSKIIERISPDKTSPDGTSYTLRGLGKDMTSYIQNELEALEREQTQIDIQAGKLEKQLRAAMESDNEEETERLMSLWFTLVNKKNALLRRQMQLNILEKEDDLERRFELLNRELRSILAVEDSRKTSEQKMRENLLLEELVSIVNKRDELVHHLDTQERAIEDDDEIERDLSRAGLAQRNKNCVVQ encoded by the exons ATGAGTTCTGTTTGGAAACGTCTGCAGCGGGTAAACAAGAGAGCTGCCAAATTTCAATTCACTGTGTCATATCATGAAGTCACTTTAGAAACAACAACGAAATG GAAACCAAACAAATTAAGTGTTGTGTGGACGAGACGTAGTAGAAGAGTAACTTCAGAACCTTTAGATTGGGAACCAAACTTAAGTGACCCATTGAAAGGTGTCATTAGTTGGGCTGTTCCCGATAATCATACAGTTTCTGTAACTTTGTTCAAAGATCCAAGAACTCATGAATTAGAAGATAAAGATTGGACATTTGTAATTGAAGAT GTGTCTTCTACAGGTAAAAGGCGGCATGTGGCTGccacaaatataaatatgaaaaaatatgcaACTTTAGAATCTAGTCAACAACAACTTAAATTAGACTTGAAACCAACTTCAAAAAAGATTGTTAGCGCTTCATTAGAATGTACTTTATCTTGTGTTTTCTTGAGAGAAGGAAAAGCAAC AGATGAAGATATGCAGAGTATGGCTAGCTTAATGTCAGTTAACAATAATAGTGATATAGCACCTTTAGATGATTTTGATAATGAAGATATACCTGAGGATGTTGAAGAAGTATCTGTAAAAAATCTTGATGAAATCCTAGATATTTCTGCACAACTCGATTTAATGACAAGTAGTCTTACAGAAAGTGAATTGCCTAGCACTCCTATAAGTG TGGCAAGCTTATCAAAGGACAATACTACACCTGTAAACGATAATGACTACTTCATTAGTGATGTTAGTCTAATAGGCATTATTAAAGACAAATCATCTTTGAAAGACACTGTTGCTGTTGAAAATGA TAAAAACATTGAACACAGTACATTAAGATTACCATTGCAACCACTGGAACTAACAAGGAATGATACTGCTATTCCtagattaaaagaaattacgCCAGGCCAGGATTTATTGGAATGGTGTAAGGATGTAACTAAAGATTATTCTGGTGTAAAAGTTACTAATCTTACAACATCTTGGAGAAACGGAATGGCATTTTGTGCAATCATACATCATTTTAGACCAGATCTAAT aGATATAGATTCGTTACTATCACATGATGTAAAAGGTAACTGTAAGAAAGCATTTGACGCTGGAGAAGCCCTTGGTATACCTAGAGTTATAGAACCAGCAGATATGGATATATTAACTGTACCTGACAAGTTAGCTGTGATGACATATTTATATCAGCTAAGAGCACATTTCACTGGCCATGAATTAGAg GTACATCAAATAGGTAAAACTACAGATGAATCTTCGTATATGATTGGTAGATTTAATACAGACAATAATTCGGACGTGAATGTACAGTTGTTTAgccaagaaataattaatttgcataaaaaagATCAAATGgaacataaaagtaataaaatggaTAACAATAGACG ATTGAATCCCTTTGATAATAAAAAGGAGGATGCCAATAtggattcattaaaaaatagattacatttgaatttaaatactgATAATCAGGATTACGATCAATGCAATAAGGATAAATCAccatctagtgttaaagatgtAAAAGACATGATATTAGCTAGCTCAAAAAGTATTCTAGAAAAGGTGTTATCTCcaactaaagaaaaatatttatctaaagaaaag AACAAATCACCTCCAAGAGTACCACAAGTACAGCAACGTCCAATATTAATGACTCGTCGACAATTAACAGATCCTTTTGGATCGGATGAGGAAGAGGAAAATATGCAAATAGTCGATGAAAAGTGGTCTCAATCAGTTTCAGTTAACAAATTACAGTCGCCTATTCGAGAT GATGCAACTGACAGGGGAAGTCGTGATAGTACTGAATATCAGAGTGTATCCTCACCTCACAGAGAGCAACGTTTTCAACAT cCATTAGTCAGTCGGCATGATGAGTTAAGAGAACGTGCAAGGCAACTCTTAGAACAGGCCAGGAATCAGACAAAATCAGCTGATTTTGTTTCTACCACCGCTAGTTCCATCGAG GGTCAAAACGATGAAGAAAGACAACAGCAGTTACGTGAGAGAGCAAGACGTTTAATAGCAGAAGTAAAAATGGGCGTTAATGTTTCATCAAATCAATTGAATGATGACAATAACAGTGATAGACGATCGGTAGACGATCAAAATAACAGTCCAAGACGAAGCATTACGCCATCCACTCCTGGTGATAGATTTAGTACAAAG tctGAGTACAACGGTAATATACTGGGAACTCCGGGTGTAATAGATGGTGACAAAAAGACTGGGTCTCCCTTATactcattttctaaaataatagaaagaatttCACCAGACAAAACGAGTCCTGATGGTACATCATATACACTCAGAGGA tTGGGGAAGGATATGACATCGTACATTCAAAATGAATTAGAAGCATTAGAAAGGGAGCAAACTCAAATAGATATTCAAGCGGGTAAACTTGAAAAACAACTTCGCGCTGCAATGGAAAGTGACAATgaagaagaaactgaaagaCTGATGTCTCTGTGGTTCACTCTTGTTAACAAAAAGAATGCGCTTTTAAGAAGACAAATGCAATTAAATAtact agAAAAAGAAGATGACTTAGAACGTCGATTTGAACTTTTAAATCGTGAATTAAGAAGTATACTTGCAGTAGAAGATTCAAGAAAGACGTCTGAACAAAAAATGCGTGAAAATTTACTTTTGGAAGAACTAGTTTCTATTGTAAACAAAAGAGACGAACTAGTTCATCATCTTGATACACAAGAAAGAGC TATTGAGGATGATGACGAAATAGAACGTGATTTATCTAGAGCTGGTTTAGCtcaacgaaataaaaattgcgTAGTACAATGA
- the Ehbp1 gene encoding eps15 homology domain containing protein-binding protein 1 isoform X3 yields MSSVWKRLQRVNKRAAKFQFTVSYHEVTLETTTKWKPNKLSVVWTRRSRRVTSEPLDWEPNLSDPLKGVISWAVPDNHTVSVTLFKDPRTHELEDKDWTFVIEDVSSTGKRRHVAATNINMKKYATLESSQQQLKLDLKPTSKKIVSASLECTLSCVFLREGKATDEDMQSMASLMSVNNNSDIAPLDDFDNEDIPEDVEEVSVKNLDEILDISAQLDLMTSSLTESELPSTPISVASLSKDNTTPVNDNDYFISDVSLIGIIKDKSSLKDTVAVENDKNIEHSTLRLPLQPLELTRNDTAIPRLKEITPGQDLLEWCKDVTKDYSGVKVTNLTTSWRNGMAFCAIIHHFRPDLIDIDSLLSHDVKGNCKKAFDAGEALGIPRVIEPADMDILTVPDKLAVMTYLYQLRAHFTGHELEVHQIGKTTDESSYMIGRFNTDNNSDVNVQLFSQEIINLHKKDQMEHKSNKMDNNRRLNPFDNKKEDANMDSLKNRLHLNLNTDNQDYDQCNKDKSPSSVKDVKDMILASSKSILEKVLSPTKEKYLSKEKDATDRGSRDSTEYQSVSSPHREQRFQHPLVSRHDELRERARQLLEQARNQTKSADFVSTTASSIEGQNDEERQQQLRERARRLIAEVKMGVNVSSNQLNDDNNSDRRSVDDQNNSPRRSITPSTPGDRFSTKSEYNGNILGTPGVIDGDKKTGSPLYSFSKIIERISPDKTSPDGTSYTLRGLGKDMTSYIQNELEALEREQTQIDIQAGKLEKQLRAAMESDNEEETERLMSLWFTLVNKKNALLRRQMQLNILEKEDDLERRFELLNRELRSILAVEDSRKTSEQKMRENLLLEELVSIVNKRDELVHHLDTQERAIEDDDEIERDLSRAGLAQRNKNCVVQ; encoded by the exons ATGAGTTCTGTTTGGAAACGTCTGCAGCGGGTAAACAAGAGAGCTGCCAAATTTCAATTCACTGTGTCATATCATGAAGTCACTTTAGAAACAACAACGAAATG GAAACCAAACAAATTAAGTGTTGTGTGGACGAGACGTAGTAGAAGAGTAACTTCAGAACCTTTAGATTGGGAACCAAACTTAAGTGACCCATTGAAAGGTGTCATTAGTTGGGCTGTTCCCGATAATCATACAGTTTCTGTAACTTTGTTCAAAGATCCAAGAACTCATGAATTAGAAGATAAAGATTGGACATTTGTAATTGAAGAT GTGTCTTCTACAGGTAAAAGGCGGCATGTGGCTGccacaaatataaatatgaaaaaatatgcaACTTTAGAATCTAGTCAACAACAACTTAAATTAGACTTGAAACCAACTTCAAAAAAGATTGTTAGCGCTTCATTAGAATGTACTTTATCTTGTGTTTTCTTGAGAGAAGGAAAAGCAAC AGATGAAGATATGCAGAGTATGGCTAGCTTAATGTCAGTTAACAATAATAGTGATATAGCACCTTTAGATGATTTTGATAATGAAGATATACCTGAGGATGTTGAAGAAGTATCTGTAAAAAATCTTGATGAAATCCTAGATATTTCTGCACAACTCGATTTAATGACAAGTAGTCTTACAGAAAGTGAATTGCCTAGCACTCCTATAAGTG TGGCAAGCTTATCAAAGGACAATACTACACCTGTAAACGATAATGACTACTTCATTAGTGATGTTAGTCTAATAGGCATTATTAAAGACAAATCATCTTTGAAAGACACTGTTGCTGTTGAAAATGA TAAAAACATTGAACACAGTACATTAAGATTACCATTGCAACCACTGGAACTAACAAGGAATGATACTGCTATTCCtagattaaaagaaattacgCCAGGCCAGGATTTATTGGAATGGTGTAAGGATGTAACTAAAGATTATTCTGGTGTAAAAGTTACTAATCTTACAACATCTTGGAGAAACGGAATGGCATTTTGTGCAATCATACATCATTTTAGACCAGATCTAAT aGATATAGATTCGTTACTATCACATGATGTAAAAGGTAACTGTAAGAAAGCATTTGACGCTGGAGAAGCCCTTGGTATACCTAGAGTTATAGAACCAGCAGATATGGATATATTAACTGTACCTGACAAGTTAGCTGTGATGACATATTTATATCAGCTAAGAGCACATTTCACTGGCCATGAATTAGAg GTACATCAAATAGGTAAAACTACAGATGAATCTTCGTATATGATTGGTAGATTTAATACAGACAATAATTCGGACGTGAATGTACAGTTGTTTAgccaagaaataattaatttgcataaaaaagATCAAATGgaacataaaagtaataaaatggaTAACAATAGACG ATTGAATCCCTTTGATAATAAAAAGGAGGATGCCAATAtggattcattaaaaaatagattacatttgaatttaaatactgATAATCAGGATTACGATCAATGCAATAAGGATAAATCAccatctagtgttaaagatgtAAAAGACATGATATTAGCTAGCTCAAAAAGTATTCTAGAAAAGGTGTTATCTCcaactaaagaaaaatatttatctaaagaaaag GATGCAACTGACAGGGGAAGTCGTGATAGTACTGAATATCAGAGTGTATCCTCACCTCACAGAGAGCAACGTTTTCAACAT cCATTAGTCAGTCGGCATGATGAGTTAAGAGAACGTGCAAGGCAACTCTTAGAACAGGCCAGGAATCAGACAAAATCAGCTGATTTTGTTTCTACCACCGCTAGTTCCATCGAG GGTCAAAACGATGAAGAAAGACAACAGCAGTTACGTGAGAGAGCAAGACGTTTAATAGCAGAAGTAAAAATGGGCGTTAATGTTTCATCAAATCAATTGAATGATGACAATAACAGTGATAGACGATCGGTAGACGATCAAAATAACAGTCCAAGACGAAGCATTACGCCATCCACTCCTGGTGATAGATTTAGTACAAAG tctGAGTACAACGGTAATATACTGGGAACTCCGGGTGTAATAGATGGTGACAAAAAGACTGGGTCTCCCTTATactcattttctaaaataatagaaagaatttCACCAGACAAAACGAGTCCTGATGGTACATCATATACACTCAGAGGA tTGGGGAAGGATATGACATCGTACATTCAAAATGAATTAGAAGCATTAGAAAGGGAGCAAACTCAAATAGATATTCAAGCGGGTAAACTTGAAAAACAACTTCGCGCTGCAATGGAAAGTGACAATgaagaagaaactgaaagaCTGATGTCTCTGTGGTTCACTCTTGTTAACAAAAAGAATGCGCTTTTAAGAAGACAAATGCAATTAAATAtact agAAAAAGAAGATGACTTAGAACGTCGATTTGAACTTTTAAATCGTGAATTAAGAAGTATACTTGCAGTAGAAGATTCAAGAAAGACGTCTGAACAAAAAATGCGTGAAAATTTACTTTTGGAAGAACTAGTTTCTATTGTAAACAAAAGAGACGAACTAGTTCATCATCTTGATACACAAGAAAGAGC TATTGAGGATGATGACGAAATAGAACGTGATTTATCTAGAGCTGGTTTAGCtcaacgaaataaaaattgcgTAGTACAATGA
- the Ehbp1 gene encoding eps15 homology domain containing protein-binding protein 1 isoform X4 yields MSSVWKRLQRVNKRAAKFQFTVSYHEVTLETTTKWKPNKLSVVWTRRSRRVTSEPLDWEPNLSDPLKGVISWAVPDNHTVSVTLFKDPRTHELEDKDWTFVIEDVSSTGKRRHVAATNINMKKYATLESSQQQLKLDLKPTSKKIVSASLECTLSCVFLREGKATDEDMQSMASLMSVNNNSDIAPLDDFDNEDIPEDVEEVSVKNLDEILDISAQLDLMTSSLTESELPSTPISVASLSKDNTTPVNDNDYFISDVSLIGIIKDKSSLKDTVAVENDKNIEHSTLRLPLQPLELTRNDTAIPRLKEITPGQDLLEWCKDVTKDYSGVKVTNLTTSWRNGMAFCAIIHHFRPDLIDIDSLLSHDVKGNCKKAFDAGEALGIPRVIEPADMDILTVPDKLAVMTYLYQLRAHFTGHELEVHQIGKTTDESSYMIGRFNTDNNSDVNVQLFSQEIINLHKKDQMEHKSNKMDNNRRLNPFDNKKEDANMDSLKNRLHLNLNTDNQDYDQCNKDKSPSSVKDVKDMILASSKSILEKVLSPTKEKYLSKEKNKSPPRVPQVQQRPILMTRRQLTDPFGSDEEEENMQIVDEKWSQSVSVNKLQSPIRDGQNDEERQQQLRERARRLIAEVKMGVNVSSNQLNDDNNSDRRSVDDQNNSPRRSITPSTPGDRFSTKSEYNGNILGTPGVIDGDKKTGSPLYSFSKIIERISPDKTSPDGTSYTLRGLGKDMTSYIQNELEALEREQTQIDIQAGKLEKQLRAAMESDNEEETERLMSLWFTLVNKKNALLRRQMQLNILEKEDDLERRFELLNRELRSILAVEDSRKTSEQKMRENLLLEELVSIVNKRDELVHHLDTQERAIEDDDEIERDLSRAGLAQRNKNCVVQ; encoded by the exons ATGAGTTCTGTTTGGAAACGTCTGCAGCGGGTAAACAAGAGAGCTGCCAAATTTCAATTCACTGTGTCATATCATGAAGTCACTTTAGAAACAACAACGAAATG GAAACCAAACAAATTAAGTGTTGTGTGGACGAGACGTAGTAGAAGAGTAACTTCAGAACCTTTAGATTGGGAACCAAACTTAAGTGACCCATTGAAAGGTGTCATTAGTTGGGCTGTTCCCGATAATCATACAGTTTCTGTAACTTTGTTCAAAGATCCAAGAACTCATGAATTAGAAGATAAAGATTGGACATTTGTAATTGAAGAT GTGTCTTCTACAGGTAAAAGGCGGCATGTGGCTGccacaaatataaatatgaaaaaatatgcaACTTTAGAATCTAGTCAACAACAACTTAAATTAGACTTGAAACCAACTTCAAAAAAGATTGTTAGCGCTTCATTAGAATGTACTTTATCTTGTGTTTTCTTGAGAGAAGGAAAAGCAAC AGATGAAGATATGCAGAGTATGGCTAGCTTAATGTCAGTTAACAATAATAGTGATATAGCACCTTTAGATGATTTTGATAATGAAGATATACCTGAGGATGTTGAAGAAGTATCTGTAAAAAATCTTGATGAAATCCTAGATATTTCTGCACAACTCGATTTAATGACAAGTAGTCTTACAGAAAGTGAATTGCCTAGCACTCCTATAAGTG TGGCAAGCTTATCAAAGGACAATACTACACCTGTAAACGATAATGACTACTTCATTAGTGATGTTAGTCTAATAGGCATTATTAAAGACAAATCATCTTTGAAAGACACTGTTGCTGTTGAAAATGA TAAAAACATTGAACACAGTACATTAAGATTACCATTGCAACCACTGGAACTAACAAGGAATGATACTGCTATTCCtagattaaaagaaattacgCCAGGCCAGGATTTATTGGAATGGTGTAAGGATGTAACTAAAGATTATTCTGGTGTAAAAGTTACTAATCTTACAACATCTTGGAGAAACGGAATGGCATTTTGTGCAATCATACATCATTTTAGACCAGATCTAAT aGATATAGATTCGTTACTATCACATGATGTAAAAGGTAACTGTAAGAAAGCATTTGACGCTGGAGAAGCCCTTGGTATACCTAGAGTTATAGAACCAGCAGATATGGATATATTAACTGTACCTGACAAGTTAGCTGTGATGACATATTTATATCAGCTAAGAGCACATTTCACTGGCCATGAATTAGAg GTACATCAAATAGGTAAAACTACAGATGAATCTTCGTATATGATTGGTAGATTTAATACAGACAATAATTCGGACGTGAATGTACAGTTGTTTAgccaagaaataattaatttgcataaaaaagATCAAATGgaacataaaagtaataaaatggaTAACAATAGACG ATTGAATCCCTTTGATAATAAAAAGGAGGATGCCAATAtggattcattaaaaaatagattacatttgaatttaaatactgATAATCAGGATTACGATCAATGCAATAAGGATAAATCAccatctagtgttaaagatgtAAAAGACATGATATTAGCTAGCTCAAAAAGTATTCTAGAAAAGGTGTTATCTCcaactaaagaaaaatatttatctaaagaaaag AACAAATCACCTCCAAGAGTACCACAAGTACAGCAACGTCCAATATTAATGACTCGTCGACAATTAACAGATCCTTTTGGATCGGATGAGGAAGAGGAAAATATGCAAATAGTCGATGAAAAGTGGTCTCAATCAGTTTCAGTTAACAAATTACAGTCGCCTATTCGAGAT GGTCAAAACGATGAAGAAAGACAACAGCAGTTACGTGAGAGAGCAAGACGTTTAATAGCAGAAGTAAAAATGGGCGTTAATGTTTCATCAAATCAATTGAATGATGACAATAACAGTGATAGACGATCGGTAGACGATCAAAATAACAGTCCAAGACGAAGCATTACGCCATCCACTCCTGGTGATAGATTTAGTACAAAG tctGAGTACAACGGTAATATACTGGGAACTCCGGGTGTAATAGATGGTGACAAAAAGACTGGGTCTCCCTTATactcattttctaaaataatagaaagaatttCACCAGACAAAACGAGTCCTGATGGTACATCATATACACTCAGAGGA tTGGGGAAGGATATGACATCGTACATTCAAAATGAATTAGAAGCATTAGAAAGGGAGCAAACTCAAATAGATATTCAAGCGGGTAAACTTGAAAAACAACTTCGCGCTGCAATGGAAAGTGACAATgaagaagaaactgaaagaCTGATGTCTCTGTGGTTCACTCTTGTTAACAAAAAGAATGCGCTTTTAAGAAGACAAATGCAATTAAATAtact agAAAAAGAAGATGACTTAGAACGTCGATTTGAACTTTTAAATCGTGAATTAAGAAGTATACTTGCAGTAGAAGATTCAAGAAAGACGTCTGAACAAAAAATGCGTGAAAATTTACTTTTGGAAGAACTAGTTTCTATTGTAAACAAAAGAGACGAACTAGTTCATCATCTTGATACACAAGAAAGAGC TATTGAGGATGATGACGAAATAGAACGTGATTTATCTAGAGCTGGTTTAGCtcaacgaaataaaaattgcgTAGTACAATGA
- the Ehbp1 gene encoding eps15 homology domain containing protein-binding protein 1 isoform X2, whose product MSSVWKRLQRVNKRAAKFQFTVSYHEVTLETTTKWKPNKLSVVWTRRSRRVTSEPLDWEPNLSDPLKGVISWAVPDNHTVSVTLFKDPRTHELEDKDWTFVIEDVSSTGKRRHVAATNINMKKYATLESSQQQLKLDLKPTSKKIVSASLECTLSCVFLREGKATDEDMQSMASLMSVNNNSDIAPLDDFDNEDIPEDVEEVSVKNLDEILDISAQLDLMTSSLTESELPSTPISVASLSKDNTTPVNDNDYFISDVSLIGIIKDKSSLKDTVAVENELKEITPGQDLLEWCKDVTKDYSGVKVTNLTTSWRNGMAFCAIIHHFRPDLIDIDSLLSHDVKGNCKKAFDAGEALGIPRVIEPADMDILTVPDKLAVMTYLYQLRAHFTGHELEVHQIGKTTDESSYMIGRFNTDNNSDVNVQLFSQEIINLHKKDQMEHKSNKMDNNRRLNPFDNKKEDANMDSLKNRLHLNLNTDNQDYDQCNKDKSPSSVKDVKDMILASSKSILEKVLSPTKEKYLSKEKNKSPPRVPQVQQRPILMTRRQLTDPFGSDEEEENMQIVDEKWSQSVSVNKLQSPIRDDATDRGSRDSTEYQSVSSPHREQRFQHPLVSRHDELRERARQLLEQARNQTKSADFVSTTASSIEGQNDEERQQQLRERARRLIAEVKMGVNVSSNQLNDDNNSDRRSVDDQNNSPRRSITPSTPGDRFSTKSEYNGNILGTPGVIDGDKKTGSPLYSFSKIIERISPDKTSPDGTSYTLRGLGKDMTSYIQNELEALEREQTQIDIQAGKLEKQLRAAMESDNEEETERLMSLWFTLVNKKNALLRRQMQLNILEKEDDLERRFELLNRELRSILAVEDSRKTSEQKMRENLLLEELVSIVNKRDELVHHLDTQERAIEDDDEIERDLSRAGLAQRNKNCVVQ is encoded by the exons ATGAGTTCTGTTTGGAAACGTCTGCAGCGGGTAAACAAGAGAGCTGCCAAATTTCAATTCACTGTGTCATATCATGAAGTCACTTTAGAAACAACAACGAAATG GAAACCAAACAAATTAAGTGTTGTGTGGACGAGACGTAGTAGAAGAGTAACTTCAGAACCTTTAGATTGGGAACCAAACTTAAGTGACCCATTGAAAGGTGTCATTAGTTGGGCTGTTCCCGATAATCATACAGTTTCTGTAACTTTGTTCAAAGATCCAAGAACTCATGAATTAGAAGATAAAGATTGGACATTTGTAATTGAAGAT GTGTCTTCTACAGGTAAAAGGCGGCATGTGGCTGccacaaatataaatatgaaaaaatatgcaACTTTAGAATCTAGTCAACAACAACTTAAATTAGACTTGAAACCAACTTCAAAAAAGATTGTTAGCGCTTCATTAGAATGTACTTTATCTTGTGTTTTCTTGAGAGAAGGAAAAGCAAC AGATGAAGATATGCAGAGTATGGCTAGCTTAATGTCAGTTAACAATAATAGTGATATAGCACCTTTAGATGATTTTGATAATGAAGATATACCTGAGGATGTTGAAGAAGTATCTGTAAAAAATCTTGATGAAATCCTAGATATTTCTGCACAACTCGATTTAATGACAAGTAGTCTTACAGAAAGTGAATTGCCTAGCACTCCTATAAGTG TGGCAAGCTTATCAAAGGACAATACTACACCTGTAAACGATAATGACTACTTCATTAGTGATGTTAGTCTAATAGGCATTATTAAAGACAAATCATCTTTGAAAGACACTGTTGCTGTTGAAAATGA attaaaagaaattacgCCAGGCCAGGATTTATTGGAATGGTGTAAGGATGTAACTAAAGATTATTCTGGTGTAAAAGTTACTAATCTTACAACATCTTGGAGAAACGGAATGGCATTTTGTGCAATCATACATCATTTTAGACCAGATCTAAT aGATATAGATTCGTTACTATCACATGATGTAAAAGGTAACTGTAAGAAAGCATTTGACGCTGGAGAAGCCCTTGGTATACCTAGAGTTATAGAACCAGCAGATATGGATATATTAACTGTACCTGACAAGTTAGCTGTGATGACATATTTATATCAGCTAAGAGCACATTTCACTGGCCATGAATTAGAg GTACATCAAATAGGTAAAACTACAGATGAATCTTCGTATATGATTGGTAGATTTAATACAGACAATAATTCGGACGTGAATGTACAGTTGTTTAgccaagaaataattaatttgcataaaaaagATCAAATGgaacataaaagtaataaaatggaTAACAATAGACG ATTGAATCCCTTTGATAATAAAAAGGAGGATGCCAATAtggattcattaaaaaatagattacatttgaatttaaatactgATAATCAGGATTACGATCAATGCAATAAGGATAAATCAccatctagtgttaaagatgtAAAAGACATGATATTAGCTAGCTCAAAAAGTATTCTAGAAAAGGTGTTATCTCcaactaaagaaaaatatttatctaaagaaaag AACAAATCACCTCCAAGAGTACCACAAGTACAGCAACGTCCAATATTAATGACTCGTCGACAATTAACAGATCCTTTTGGATCGGATGAGGAAGAGGAAAATATGCAAATAGTCGATGAAAAGTGGTCTCAATCAGTTTCAGTTAACAAATTACAGTCGCCTATTCGAGAT GATGCAACTGACAGGGGAAGTCGTGATAGTACTGAATATCAGAGTGTATCCTCACCTCACAGAGAGCAACGTTTTCAACAT cCATTAGTCAGTCGGCATGATGAGTTAAGAGAACGTGCAAGGCAACTCTTAGAACAGGCCAGGAATCAGACAAAATCAGCTGATTTTGTTTCTACCACCGCTAGTTCCATCGAG GGTCAAAACGATGAAGAAAGACAACAGCAGTTACGTGAGAGAGCAAGACGTTTAATAGCAGAAGTAAAAATGGGCGTTAATGTTTCATCAAATCAATTGAATGATGACAATAACAGTGATAGACGATCGGTAGACGATCAAAATAACAGTCCAAGACGAAGCATTACGCCATCCACTCCTGGTGATAGATTTAGTACAAAG tctGAGTACAACGGTAATATACTGGGAACTCCGGGTGTAATAGATGGTGACAAAAAGACTGGGTCTCCCTTATactcattttctaaaataatagaaagaatttCACCAGACAAAACGAGTCCTGATGGTACATCATATACACTCAGAGGA tTGGGGAAGGATATGACATCGTACATTCAAAATGAATTAGAAGCATTAGAAAGGGAGCAAACTCAAATAGATATTCAAGCGGGTAAACTTGAAAAACAACTTCGCGCTGCAATGGAAAGTGACAATgaagaagaaactgaaagaCTGATGTCTCTGTGGTTCACTCTTGTTAACAAAAAGAATGCGCTTTTAAGAAGACAAATGCAATTAAATAtact agAAAAAGAAGATGACTTAGAACGTCGATTTGAACTTTTAAATCGTGAATTAAGAAGTATACTTGCAGTAGAAGATTCAAGAAAGACGTCTGAACAAAAAATGCGTGAAAATTTACTTTTGGAAGAACTAGTTTCTATTGTAAACAAAAGAGACGAACTAGTTCATCATCTTGATACACAAGAAAGAGC TATTGAGGATGATGACGAAATAGAACGTGATTTATCTAGAGCTGGTTTAGCtcaacgaaataaaaattgcgTAGTACAATGA